The following are from one region of the Roseimicrobium gellanilyticum genome:
- a CDS encoding M81 family metallopeptidase translates to MSRILLAGIFHETHTFVDDRTELKDFAVLRGAEMLACKGDGSPLGGFLEAAARYGWEILPTVDMRAQPGGMVADEVLDVWWRDFLVEGASDALRDGKVDAIYLVLHGAMTTPTHDDVEGEILERIRNLEGGATLPIFGVYDLHAHFTERMARHASCLVGYRENPHTDGEAMAILAAELLHGTLQTESSPRMYWRHAGIVWPPTGTGTADSPMRDLEVVARRLEQEHSSFLAVNVIAGFAFGDTPDTGVSFSIATTGDEFEADTALKQLRHAAWELRRSGDKTEPPVGDIVKDLVAERPELPRGPVVLVEPADNIGGGAPGDGTGLLRALVRHRAMGAVVAIVDPRAVAALQEVQIGGTTILDIGGKGSRLDEGPYSLGVTLVSRSDGTFHLEDRQSHLASMCGSTFHMGPCAVVRHAGVTILLTSVKTPPFDLAQWRSQGIHPETVAIIGVKAAVAHRRAYDGVASKMIWVDTPGPCCSDVRKLPYVKIRRPIWPLSEGEK, encoded by the coding sequence ATGTCCCGCATCCTGCTCGCTGGAATCTTCCATGAGACGCACACCTTCGTCGATGACCGCACGGAGCTGAAGGACTTTGCGGTGCTGCGGGGTGCGGAGATGCTGGCATGCAAGGGGGACGGATCGCCCCTGGGAGGTTTCTTGGAAGCGGCGGCGCGTTATGGATGGGAGATCCTGCCCACCGTGGACATGCGTGCGCAACCGGGAGGCATGGTGGCGGATGAGGTGCTGGATGTCTGGTGGCGTGACTTCCTGGTGGAGGGCGCGTCGGATGCCCTGCGTGACGGCAAGGTGGATGCAATCTATCTGGTGCTCCACGGCGCCATGACCACGCCCACCCACGATGATGTGGAAGGCGAAATCCTGGAGCGCATTCGCAATCTTGAAGGGGGCGCCACACTGCCCATCTTTGGCGTGTATGATTTGCATGCGCACTTCACTGAGCGCATGGCCCGCCACGCGAGCTGTCTGGTGGGTTATCGTGAGAATCCCCACACCGATGGCGAGGCCATGGCCATACTGGCGGCGGAGCTGCTGCATGGCACGCTGCAAACCGAGTCCTCGCCCCGCATGTACTGGCGCCATGCAGGCATCGTGTGGCCTCCCACGGGCACTGGCACGGCAGATTCGCCGATGCGCGATCTGGAGGTCGTGGCTCGACGGCTGGAGCAGGAGCATTCGTCTTTTCTTGCGGTGAATGTGATTGCAGGCTTCGCCTTTGGGGACACGCCAGACACGGGAGTGAGCTTTTCCATCGCCACTACTGGAGATGAATTTGAAGCGGACACGGCGCTCAAGCAGCTCCGCCATGCCGCGTGGGAGTTGCGCCGATCTGGAGACAAGACCGAGCCGCCCGTGGGAGACATCGTCAAAGATCTGGTGGCAGAGCGGCCGGAACTCCCGCGTGGACCGGTGGTACTCGTGGAGCCCGCGGACAACATCGGCGGCGGTGCTCCCGGGGATGGGACCGGATTGCTGCGCGCGCTGGTGCGCCATCGCGCGATGGGGGCGGTGGTTGCCATCGTAGATCCCCGGGCGGTGGCGGCACTGCAAGAGGTGCAGATTGGCGGCACCACGATTCTGGATATCGGAGGCAAAGGCAGCCGTCTTGATGAAGGACCCTACAGCCTGGGAGTGACACTGGTCTCGCGCAGCGATGGCACCTTCCACCTGGAGGACAGGCAGAGTCATCTGGCCAGCATGTGTGGTTCTACGTTCCACATGGGACCGTGTGCCGTGGTGAGGCATGCGGGTGTGACCATCCTGTTGACCTCGGTCAAGACGCCGCCCTTCGATCTCGCCCAGTGGCGCAGCCAGGGCATTCATCCAGAAACAGTGGCCATCATCGGAGTGAAGGCCGCCGTGGCGCATCGCCGGGCGTACGATGGCGTCGCCTCGAAGATGATATGGGTGGATACACCAGGGCCCTGCTGTAGTGACGTCCGGAAGCTGCCGTATGTGAAGATTCGCCGGCCCATCTGGCCGCTGAGCGAGGGGGAGAAGTGA
- a CDS encoding tetratricopeptide repeat protein: MRSCFRAVLGLVLFLWLALLGDAGACIWLRGTTIEGGYGERSDYTGAQRLAIEGGESPEKRLLGIKLSYSRSNEPSQYLNDDAVEKLMLGDAKAAAQDLEAVEKAHPGHYYTAANLGTAYELSGDDEKALQWILEGIRRDPDAHMRTEWLHVRILEAKIKLKSDPAWLERNSISGIDFGAVKKSGYKLTTLQGALNGAELHKSLWTQLSVRMLFVEPQDPIVAQLLYELALVEAQTKFLEEAKEYLNLAETYGLSSERGKPLIKTWNRVIWWSKLGEIVLWIVGLPAIFIVPIWLMRRLKRVRADSF, translated from the coding sequence ATGCGCTCCTGTTTCCGTGCCGTGCTTGGCTTGGTGTTGTTCCTCTGGCTGGCTCTGCTCGGAGATGCGGGGGCGTGCATCTGGCTCAGAGGTACAACCATTGAGGGAGGATACGGTGAGAGGTCGGACTACACGGGAGCGCAACGCCTCGCCATTGAAGGCGGAGAGTCACCCGAAAAACGCCTGCTCGGCATCAAACTTTCCTACTCACGCTCAAACGAGCCCTCCCAATATCTTAACGATGACGCAGTTGAGAAACTGATGCTTGGCGATGCCAAGGCCGCAGCACAAGATTTGGAGGCCGTTGAGAAAGCCCATCCGGGGCACTACTATACCGCAGCGAATCTCGGAACCGCCTACGAACTCTCTGGAGACGATGAGAAGGCACTTCAATGGATCTTGGAGGGAATTCGTCGCGATCCCGATGCCCACATGCGAACGGAGTGGCTGCATGTCAGGATCCTGGAAGCAAAGATAAAACTGAAGTCCGATCCCGCCTGGCTGGAACGCAACTCGATTTCCGGAATCGACTTCGGCGCAGTAAAAAAGTCAGGATATAAACTCACCACGCTTCAGGGCGCGCTCAATGGAGCTGAACTCCACAAGTCATTGTGGACCCAGCTCTCCGTGCGCATGCTTTTCGTGGAGCCTCAGGACCCCATTGTAGCACAACTCCTCTATGAGCTGGCCCTGGTCGAAGCCCAGACGAAGTTTCTTGAAGAGGCAAAGGAATATCTGAACCTCGCCGAGACTTACGGACTCTCGTCCGAAAGGGGGAAACCGCTTATCAAGACTTGGAATCGAGTCATCTGGTGGTCAAAGCTCGGAGAAATTGTCCTCTGGATTGTGGGACTTCCCGCCATCTTCATTGTCCCCATCTGGCTCATGAGACGGCTCAAGCGCGTGCGCGCCGATAGCTTCTGA
- a CDS encoding DUF4339 domain-containing protein has protein sequence MNWYYSIEGRAHGPVDDQYLAELASNDTVGGETLIWHPAMSGWEPVWKAKPEIVAHLSNADLAQKARGTTDRIPIAGLEGQGDGKGEEAPRSGGLFGRLFGRMRKK, from the coding sequence ATGAATTGGTATTACTCCATTGAAGGACGCGCCCACGGCCCCGTGGATGACCAGTATCTGGCGGAATTGGCTTCGAACGACACGGTAGGCGGAGAGACGCTCATATGGCATCCCGCCATGTCCGGCTGGGAGCCGGTGTGGAAGGCGAAGCCGGAAATCGTCGCCCATCTGAGTAATGCGGACCTTGCCCAGAAAGCCCGCGGTACCACAGACCGCATCCCGATTGCCGGGCTGGAGGGGCAGGGGGATGGCAAAGGAGAAGAGGCGCCCCGGAGCGGAGGGCTTTTTGGAAGGCTTTTCGGCCGCATGCGGAAGAAGTGA
- a CDS encoding S1C family serine protease, whose amino-acid sequence MIANFACPFCQAMLQMDASHAGAQVRCPACGQAFQLGALPEPEIPTATLVQPKAASPPQQQQHRSQPQPSHPQQPQRPTGRPPQQAHTPHPQARHPGPQRPGQPQYRHPTAEDTAREETKAKLMLAGIVVGAIVLIGVAVHFCIKYVEHVEGEASGLKEMARMDAAREKEAIREELAAQEKAEKAKEAKRTELRNFLSLQFCGGDDTVAGELLTAMEKVYDEAVEAFNSGQLPSDLPGFMEQSLIKKITASPVLRKFFGSRSAEDFAKTFYGSMERRRGNEGQGQTLGLLANYSSMGSGFFVSSDGWLLTNHHVVDNVTEVDIRTASGEILKAHVMKTDPKADLALLKTSGAAPEWLPLSDGQATLGASVFTVGYPRPTLQGVEPKFTDGTVSSLKGARDEASSYQISVPVQPGNSGGALVHLQSGWVIGVVRSAFDPSEAQNVNYAVKSTVARALIESTTAAKALLKVPVPANPADASTTIEKVKSATVLVLIPR is encoded by the coding sequence ATGATCGCGAACTTCGCCTGCCCATTCTGCCAGGCCATGCTACAGATGGATGCCTCCCACGCCGGCGCCCAGGTGCGCTGCCCCGCCTGCGGCCAGGCCTTCCAGCTCGGAGCCCTGCCGGAGCCGGAGATACCCACGGCCACCCTGGTGCAGCCGAAGGCAGCCTCTCCGCCACAGCAACAACAGCACCGGTCACAACCCCAACCATCGCACCCTCAGCAGCCCCAGAGGCCCACCGGACGACCGCCCCAGCAAGCTCATACGCCCCATCCCCAGGCACGCCACCCGGGACCACAGCGTCCTGGGCAACCACAGTACCGGCACCCTACGGCAGAAGATACCGCCAGAGAGGAGACCAAGGCAAAGCTCATGCTGGCTGGCATCGTGGTGGGCGCAATCGTGCTGATTGGCGTGGCGGTGCACTTCTGCATCAAGTATGTGGAACACGTCGAAGGTGAAGCCTCCGGGCTCAAAGAGATGGCCCGCATGGACGCCGCCCGCGAGAAGGAGGCCATTCGTGAGGAGCTCGCCGCGCAGGAGAAGGCGGAGAAGGCCAAGGAAGCGAAGCGCACGGAACTCCGCAACTTTCTGAGCCTGCAGTTCTGCGGGGGCGATGATACGGTGGCTGGCGAACTCCTCACCGCCATGGAAAAGGTCTATGACGAGGCGGTTGAAGCCTTCAACTCCGGTCAGCTGCCCTCAGACCTCCCCGGATTCATGGAGCAAAGCCTCATCAAGAAGATTACCGCAAGTCCGGTGCTGAGAAAGTTCTTCGGGTCACGCTCTGCAGAGGACTTCGCCAAGACCTTTTACGGCAGTATGGAGCGCCGGCGCGGGAACGAGGGACAGGGACAAACTCTCGGTCTGCTGGCGAACTATTCCTCCATGGGCAGTGGCTTCTTCGTCTCCAGCGACGGCTGGCTGCTGACCAACCACCATGTGGTGGACAACGTGACTGAAGTGGACATCCGCACCGCATCCGGTGAAATCCTCAAGGCCCACGTGATGAAGACGGATCCGAAGGCAGACCTCGCCCTGCTGAAGACCTCCGGCGCGGCCCCAGAATGGCTTCCTCTGAGCGACGGACAGGCAACACTTGGCGCGAGCGTATTCACGGTTGGCTATCCGCGCCCCACCCTTCAGGGGGTGGAGCCCAAGTTTACGGATGGCACGGTGAGCAGTCTGAAGGGGGCACGAGACGAGGCTTCAAGCTACCAAATCTCCGTGCCTGTGCAGCCCGGCAACTCCGGAGGTGCACTCGTGCATCTGCAGAGTGGATGGGTGATCGGTGTGGTGCGCTCGGCCTTTGATCCCTCCGAAGCTCAAAACGTGAACTATGCGGTGAAAAGCACCGTCGCCCGAGCATTGATCGAATCGACCACTGCCGCGAAAGCGCTTCTCAAGGTCCCGGTACCAGCCAATCCAGCGGATGCCAGCACCACCATCGAGAAGGTGAAGTCCGCCACGGTGCTGGTGTTGATCCCGAGATGA
- a CDS encoding sialate O-acetylesterase, with amino-acid sequence MKRLLLFTSLLAAAAGSLHADVKLASVFTDNMVLQRGKPVAVWGSADAGEEVSVSFAGQSKKATADKDGAWKVALDKLEASAEGRDFAVKGKNEVTLKNVVVGEVWICSGQSNMQWSVKASLDPDKEIAEAKHPNIRLFTVPNVAKDEPQKVVEGTKGWLVCSPETIPSFSAVGYFFGRELQAKLDVPIGLINTSWGGTRAEAWTSKPALEASPSLKAIIAGWDEFFKTYDAAKAKEQYEAAAKVQKDKIAQIKEENAKPGAAQKPVPNAPGAFQDQTKSQHRPAVLFNAMIAPLVPYTVKGAIWYQGESNQRRAEQYQTLLPTMIKDWRKQWSDDFSFYIVQLAGFGPSGPKPIGTPDAWAELQWGQFLTAIKTPKCGLAVTNDIGDEKDIHPKNKQDVGRRLARQALVKDYKVKDLLSGGPVYAGADVTGAKVVVNFSNAEGLKARDGGEIKGFIICGEDRVWKPAKARVFAGRPQVHVSSEEVKNPVAVRYAWAGWIPEANLVNKDGLPTGVFRSDKFDLSTKGVLNPFTENQPVPAPASAKKEEVRPAEPAKKPATESRS; translated from the coding sequence ATGAAACGTCTCCTTCTTTTCACCTCACTCCTCGCGGCAGCAGCCGGTTCGCTTCACGCGGACGTCAAGCTGGCCAGCGTGTTCACGGACAACATGGTGCTCCAGCGCGGCAAGCCCGTCGCGGTCTGGGGCAGTGCAGACGCGGGTGAGGAGGTGTCTGTATCCTTTGCCGGCCAGAGCAAGAAGGCCACGGCGGACAAAGACGGCGCGTGGAAGGTGGCGTTGGACAAGCTCGAAGCCAGTGCCGAAGGCCGCGACTTTGCGGTGAAGGGCAAGAACGAGGTGACCCTGAAGAACGTTGTCGTGGGTGAAGTCTGGATCTGCTCCGGCCAGTCGAACATGCAGTGGTCCGTGAAGGCCTCGCTCGACCCGGACAAGGAAATTGCGGAAGCCAAGCATCCCAACATCCGCCTCTTCACTGTCCCGAACGTCGCCAAGGATGAACCGCAGAAGGTGGTGGAAGGGACTAAAGGCTGGCTCGTCTGCAGTCCTGAGACCATCCCCAGCTTTTCCGCCGTGGGCTACTTCTTCGGTCGGGAACTTCAGGCGAAGCTCGACGTGCCCATCGGCCTCATCAATACCTCCTGGGGCGGCACCCGTGCGGAGGCCTGGACCAGCAAGCCTGCGCTGGAAGCCTCTCCCTCGCTGAAGGCGATCATCGCAGGATGGGACGAGTTCTTCAAAACCTACGATGCCGCCAAGGCCAAGGAGCAGTATGAAGCTGCCGCCAAGGTGCAGAAGGATAAGATTGCGCAAATCAAAGAAGAGAATGCCAAGCCCGGTGCCGCACAGAAGCCTGTGCCGAATGCACCTGGTGCCTTCCAGGATCAGACCAAGTCCCAGCATCGCCCCGCAGTGCTGTTCAATGCGATGATTGCCCCGCTGGTGCCTTACACCGTGAAGGGTGCCATCTGGTACCAGGGGGAGTCGAACCAACGCCGTGCCGAGCAGTACCAGACGCTTCTGCCCACGATGATCAAAGACTGGCGCAAGCAGTGGAGCGATGACTTCAGCTTCTATATTGTACAGCTCGCGGGCTTCGGCCCCAGCGGTCCGAAACCGATTGGTACACCTGATGCCTGGGCAGAACTGCAGTGGGGGCAATTCCTCACTGCCATCAAGACTCCGAAGTGCGGCCTCGCGGTGACGAATGACATTGGCGATGAAAAAGACATTCATCCGAAGAACAAGCAGGACGTCGGTCGCCGGCTTGCCCGCCAGGCTCTGGTGAAAGACTACAAGGTGAAAGATCTCCTCTCGGGTGGCCCCGTGTATGCCGGTGCTGATGTCACGGGTGCCAAGGTCGTGGTGAACTTCAGCAATGCCGAGGGACTCAAGGCTCGCGATGGTGGTGAGATCAAAGGCTTCATCATCTGCGGCGAAGATCGCGTGTGGAAACCCGCGAAGGCCAGGGTGTTCGCCGGTCGCCCGCAGGTGCATGTCTCCAGCGAGGAAGTGAAGAATCCCGTCGCGGTGCGTTACGCTTGGGCCGGATGGATTCCTGAAGCGAATCTTGTGAACAAGGACGGTCTGCCCACGGGTGTCTTCCGTTCGGACAAGTTCGATCTCTCGACCAAGGGAGTGCTGAATCCTTTCACGGAAAATCAGCCTGTGCCCGCTCCCGCCTCCGCCAAAAAGGAGGAGGTGCGTCCTGCTGAACCTGCCAAGAAGCCCGCGACCGAGTCCCGGTCCTAG
- the rpsA gene encoding 30S ribosomal protein S1: MSATLAEMIAGSFRPLHEGSIVKGRILEIKPQIVLVDIGYKSEGAIPSNEFEDEDIHVGDEVEVLLERLENDEGMVVLSKEKAAHKQNWDKIYRVFLDGGLVKGKVKSVVKGGLMVNVGVEAFLPGSQIDIIPPKDLNEYVGKVYEFKIVKVNDERKNIVLSRREVIEAERAEQRQRFLESVRPGDRVEGQVKNITDFGAFIDLNGMDGLLHITDMTWGRLNHPSELLSIGQKVEVQILEVNREKERVSLGMKQLQANPWDNIEGRYPVGTRVHGKVTKLVAYGAFVEIEEGVEGLIHVSELSWTKRIARPSDVLTVGQTVDAVVLGISKEERKISLGVRQLDSNPWDDIDNRFPIGSRIKGKVRNLTAYGAFVELEEGIDGMVHVSDLSWTRKINHPSEMLKKGQEVEATILEIDKTNQRISLGIKQIEDDPWSKIDERFKVGDLVKGRVAKIASFGAFVELEDDIDGLVHISQLSEDHVAKVKDVLNVGDEVEARVIKVDKVERRIGLSIKAVNYDEESLKKESQAFESLRPSTDLVGLEQAFKFATEEYRPGQG, from the coding sequence ATGAGCGCTACGCTCGCGGAAATGATCGCTGGATCGTTCCGCCCCCTGCACGAAGGATCCATTGTCAAAGGCAGGATCCTTGAAATCAAGCCGCAAATCGTCCTCGTGGACATCGGCTACAAGTCCGAGGGAGCCATCCCTTCCAATGAATTCGAAGACGAGGATATCCACGTCGGTGATGAAGTGGAAGTGCTCCTCGAGCGCCTCGAAAACGATGAGGGCATGGTTGTCCTCTCGAAGGAAAAGGCCGCCCACAAGCAGAACTGGGACAAGATTTACCGCGTGTTCCTCGACGGTGGTCTGGTCAAGGGCAAGGTGAAGTCCGTCGTCAAGGGCGGTCTCATGGTCAACGTGGGCGTGGAAGCTTTCCTTCCCGGCTCGCAGATCGACATCATCCCGCCAAAGGATCTCAACGAGTACGTCGGCAAGGTGTACGAGTTCAAGATCGTCAAGGTCAACGACGAGCGCAAGAACATCGTCCTCAGCCGCCGCGAAGTCATCGAAGCCGAGCGCGCCGAACAGCGCCAGCGCTTCCTTGAGAGCGTTCGCCCCGGCGACCGCGTCGAAGGTCAGGTCAAGAACATCACCGACTTCGGTGCCTTCATCGACCTCAATGGCATGGACGGTCTGCTTCACATCACCGACATGACGTGGGGCCGCCTGAACCATCCTTCCGAGCTTCTCTCCATCGGCCAGAAGGTCGAGGTGCAGATCCTCGAAGTGAACCGCGAGAAGGAACGTGTCAGCCTTGGCATGAAGCAGCTCCAGGCCAACCCCTGGGACAACATCGAAGGCCGCTACCCCGTCGGCACCCGCGTGCACGGCAAGGTCACCAAGCTCGTCGCCTACGGCGCGTTCGTGGAGATCGAAGAAGGTGTGGAAGGTCTCATCCACGTGTCCGAACTCTCCTGGACGAAGCGCATCGCGCGTCCGTCCGATGTCCTCACGGTCGGCCAGACGGTCGATGCGGTGGTGCTCGGCATCAGCAAGGAAGAGCGCAAGATCTCCCTCGGCGTGCGTCAGCTCGACAGCAATCCCTGGGACGATATCGACAACCGCTTCCCCATCGGCAGCCGCATCAAGGGCAAGGTTCGCAACCTTACCGCCTACGGCGCCTTCGTGGAGCTGGAAGAAGGTATCGACGGCATGGTTCACGTCTCCGACCTGAGCTGGACCCGCAAGATCAACCATCCTTCCGAAATGCTCAAGAAGGGCCAGGAAGTGGAAGCCACCATCCTCGAGATCGACAAGACCAACCAGCGCATCAGCCTGGGCATCAAGCAGATCGAAGACGATCCGTGGAGCAAAATCGACGAACGCTTCAAGGTGGGCGACCTCGTCAAGGGCCGTGTGGCGAAGATCGCCAGCTTCGGCGCCTTCGTGGAACTCGAGGACGACATCGACGGCCTCGTGCACATCAGCCAGCTCAGCGAAGATCACGTGGCCAAGGTCAAGGACGTGCTCAACGTCGGCGACGAAGTGGAAGCCCGCGTCATCAAGGTGGACAAGGTCGAGCGTCGCATCGGTCTCTCCATCAAGGCGGTCAACTACGACGAAGAGTCCCTCAAGAAGGAAAGCCAGGCCTTCGAATCCCTGCGCCCCAGCACCGACCTCGTCGGCCTGGAGCAGGCGTTCAAGTTCGCGACGGAAGAATACCGTCCGGGCCAGGGCTAA
- a CDS encoding RidA family protein codes for MTEVTYPKLSDTPTSHLPFSPVIRAGDFVFVSGQASVDASGQIVSDTFEGEFRRSVENLRKVLAAAGCTLADVIQTRNYVRDASDVVEYNKLYREYFTEPYPTRTTITNCLPPTLRYEIEAVAVVKS; via the coding sequence ATGACTGAAGTCACCTATCCCAAGCTGTCGGACACGCCTACTTCCCACCTTCCCTTCAGTCCCGTGATTCGCGCCGGGGATTTTGTGTTCGTCTCTGGACAGGCGTCCGTGGATGCCTCCGGCCAGATTGTGAGTGATACCTTTGAAGGCGAGTTCCGTCGTTCCGTGGAGAATCTGCGTAAGGTCCTTGCCGCAGCGGGTTGCACTCTGGCCGATGTGATCCAGACGCGGAACTACGTGCGCGATGCCTCGGACGTGGTGGAGTACAACAAGCTGTACCGCGAGTATTTCACTGAGCCCTATCCCACACGGACGACCATCACGAACTGCCTGCCGCCGACCTTGCGTTATGAGATCGAGGCCGTGGCAGTGGTGAAGAGCTAG
- a CDS encoding MFS transporter, whose product MRPTSVRHSVLFATTLTAFLMYLDRACLAWMLDSDSFKNDLHLTPDQNSHIKSAFFWAYALAQVPAGWLAERFGKRTLMTILIVTWSAFTALTGFANGIWMLLLARIGCGLAEAGAYPISGSLLSRWAHLNWRGFSSGVVSLGGRLGFVLAPLITVSIIVGTGNWRWAGWIYGLTGIIVALVFWWTFRETPETHPRCNEAERALLNEGRNAPTEDSSAPRRSFPWRAVLTDRSLWLMCAYQMLTNFGWAFVINSMSTYLRDVRKLSDEMNGYISTLTLFIGLFGLLLGGLLTDWLTRRFGLRLGRLIPLSVTRFVSAAMCIACLWVQNPWLLAVCLGLMVFSTDSGLPAVWAWAQDVGGRNVAPIFGWANMWGNFGAALQANLAGWLLATFDKNGDQNELFIACAIAFTLAGFLSFGINASKKVEGA is encoded by the coding sequence ATGCGCCCCACCAGCGTCCGCCATTCCGTGCTCTTCGCCACGACGCTGACGGCGTTTTTGATGTATCTCGATAGGGCCTGCCTGGCATGGATGCTGGACTCGGACTCGTTCAAAAACGACCTCCACCTCACTCCGGACCAAAACAGCCACATCAAGAGCGCCTTCTTCTGGGCCTATGCACTGGCTCAGGTACCCGCCGGGTGGCTCGCGGAGCGCTTTGGAAAGCGAACACTCATGACAATCCTGATCGTCACGTGGAGCGCTTTCACCGCTCTCACAGGATTTGCGAATGGCATCTGGATGCTCCTGCTGGCGCGCATCGGGTGTGGATTGGCGGAGGCGGGCGCCTATCCCATCAGCGGCAGCCTCTTGAGTCGCTGGGCGCACCTGAACTGGCGCGGATTTTCCAGCGGGGTGGTATCGCTCGGTGGCAGGTTGGGGTTTGTTCTCGCACCGCTCATCACCGTGAGCATCATCGTCGGCACGGGCAACTGGCGCTGGGCAGGATGGATCTACGGATTGACCGGCATCATCGTGGCCCTGGTCTTTTGGTGGACGTTTCGAGAGACTCCAGAGACCCATCCCCGCTGCAACGAGGCCGAACGCGCGCTGCTGAATGAGGGAAGGAATGCACCGACCGAAGATTCCAGCGCACCTCGTCGCTCCTTCCCCTGGAGGGCCGTGCTCACGGACCGCAGCCTCTGGCTCATGTGCGCGTACCAAATGCTCACGAACTTTGGCTGGGCATTCGTGATCAACTCGATGTCCACCTACCTGCGCGATGTGCGCAAGCTGAGTGATGAGATGAATGGATACATCTCCACCCTCACACTGTTCATCGGTCTCTTTGGCCTGCTGCTGGGAGGACTTCTCACGGACTGGCTGACACGGCGCTTCGGTCTGCGCCTCGGCCGTTTGATTCCTCTTTCCGTGACGCGCTTCGTCTCCGCGGCGATGTGCATCGCCTGCTTGTGGGTGCAAAATCCATGGCTGCTTGCCGTGTGTCTTGGCCTCATGGTCTTCTCCACGGACTCAGGCCTACCCGCCGTATGGGCTTGGGCACAAGATGTGGGCGGTCGCAACGTGGCGCCCATCTTTGGCTGGGCCAACATGTGGGGAAACTTCGGCGCGGCCCTGCAGGCAAATCTCGCCGGATGGTTGCTGGCTACCTTCGACAAGAACGGGGACCAAAACGAGCTCTTCATCGCCTGCGCCATCGCCTTCACCCTCGCCGGCTTCCTCTCCTTCGGCATCAATGCATCGAAGAAGGTGGAAGGGGCGTGA